The following proteins are encoded in a genomic region of Enterocloster clostridioformis:
- a CDS encoding glycosyltransferase: MNNNVLFSIIVPIYNVEKDIPLCLDSILAQTYDDFEVICINDGSKDDSLNVVKSYEKKDSRVKCYSHENHGVSYTRNKGIELAKGDYIWFIDSDDWIDKDACSILSEEIKKNASDIIVFGGNVFMSKDWHEEDEYLDNAFIYFKQNLNTRKAFYEGKSINALMYETGSYPLIWNKVYKKELIVSNDIKYEESLALGEDEAFLFYIYPLAQTISYIPNKLYHYQRNRPSSATDKIVRQYVKRANQNLRMAQIIEGYWRKLELFPEYTYEYLKRYCSLLYDSAMTIRYDRKTYEEYIKNVNDFLGENFIEYLEYSLSSIDTSQVFEHKEYKVGRKIYYIPNRIHSIKEYYECFGLRKTVKRINRWLKKSICRIIKWEYWKEHSTFCRMIYFYYKYIFKGYSDYKKIKKQVGEKTVLVSCAALGTGDIYQVSLLLKEWIERNEVKDYCFLVVGKNEKKVAESLFPQIYEGHILQIDMSTHERLRKLRTFVGKENIDFYYFCHFDNMSDYLQITWAIQGRHGWNMMDFYRFKGMNLPEDAKLIGPCLADKADEVEILFKKYNLKCGKTVLLAPYATCVDSFPANFWENIVDRLQKKGYTICTNCGKDEIPVVGTQGIFIPYSSIIQFLDKAGAYIGIRSGLSDIISSSKCKKVVFYTEHSMFWPDGVAMDYLSLNDMGLTSGALEFLITQGNSDEIIDEICEAI; this comes from the coding sequence ATGAACAATAATGTTTTATTTTCTATTATAGTACCTATATATAATGTCGAGAAAGATATTCCATTATGTTTGGATAGTATATTAGCTCAGACATATGATGATTTTGAAGTTATATGTATAAATGATGGTTCTAAAGACGATAGCTTAAACGTAGTGAAATCCTATGAAAAAAAGGATTCCAGAGTAAAATGCTATAGCCATGAGAACCATGGTGTGTCATATACTCGGAATAAGGGAATAGAATTGGCTAAGGGTGATTATATCTGGTTCATTGATTCAGACGATTGGATTGATAAAGATGCATGTAGCATACTTTCTGAGGAAATCAAAAAAAATGCAAGTGATATAATTGTTTTTGGCGGCAATGTTTTTATGAGTAAAGATTGGCATGAAGAAGATGAGTATCTGGATAATGCATTTATTTATTTTAAGCAAAATTTAAATACTAGAAAAGCCTTTTATGAAGGAAAAAGTATTAATGCTTTAATGTATGAGACGGGGAGTTATCCATTAATATGGAATAAAGTTTATAAGAAAGAACTTATTGTATCAAATGATATAAAATATGAGGAATCATTGGCATTAGGGGAAGATGAGGCCTTTTTGTTTTATATCTATCCCTTAGCACAGACAATCTCTTATATTCCAAATAAATTATATCATTATCAAAGGAATAGGCCGAGTAGTGCGACAGATAAAATTGTGAGGCAATATGTTAAACGAGCTAATCAAAATTTAAGAATGGCTCAGATAATTGAGGGATATTGGAGAAAGTTAGAATTATTTCCTGAATATACATATGAATATCTTAAGCGCTATTGTTCTTTATTATATGACAGTGCGATGACAATACGATATGATAGGAAGACTTATGAAGAGTATATCAAAAATGTTAATGATTTTTTAGGAGAGAATTTTATTGAATATTTAGAGTATTCATTGAGTTCTATTGACACAAGCCAAGTCTTTGAACATAAAGAATATAAAGTCGGAAGAAAAATATACTATATTCCAAACAGAATTCATTCCATAAAAGAATATTATGAGTGTTTTGGGTTAAGAAAAACAGTTAAACGGATAAATAGATGGCTTAAGAAGAGTATTTGCAGGATAATAAAATGGGAATACTGGAAAGAACATTCAACATTCTGTAGAATGATATATTTTTATTACAAATATATTTTTAAAGGGTATTCAGACTACAAAAAAATAAAAAAACAAGTTGGAGAAAAAACTGTTTTAGTATCATGCGCAGCATTGGGAACCGGTGATATATACCAAGTCTCACTTTTGCTCAAGGAATGGATTGAAAGGAATGAAGTTAAAGATTATTGTTTTTTAGTGGTAGGAAAAAATGAAAAAAAAGTCGCAGAATCTTTATTTCCACAAATATATGAAGGACATATTCTCCAGATTGATATGTCAACACACGAACGTTTGAGAAAACTTCGTACATTTGTAGGTAAAGAAAATATTGATTTCTATTATTTTTGCCATTTTGATAATATGTCAGATTATTTGCAGATTACCTGGGCTATTCAAGGACGGCACGGATGGAATATGATGGATTTTTATAGATTTAAGGGTATGAATCTTCCTGAAGATGCCAAATTGATTGGACCTTGTCTTGCGGATAAAGCAGATGAGGTAGAAATATTATTTAAAAAATATAATTTGAAATGTGGAAAAACTGTTCTTTTAGCACCGTATGCTACTTGCGTAGACAGTTTCCCGGCCAATTTTTGGGAGAACATAGTGGATAGGTTACAAAAGAAGGGATATACTATATGTACCAATTGTGGGAAAGATGAGATTCCGGTAGTTGGCACTCAAGGCATTTTTATTCCCTATTCCTCTATAATTCAATTTTTAGATAAAGCAGGAGCATACATAGGTATAAGAAGCGGTTTAAGCGATATTATTTCTTCATCAAAATGCAAGAAAGTAGTTTTTTATACAGAACATTCAATGTTTTGGCCGGATGGAGTTGCTATGGATTACCTTAGTTTAAATGATATGGGATTGACATCTGGGGCATTAGAATTTCTTATAACACAGGGAAATAGTGATGAGATAATAGATGAGATATGTGAAGCAATATAA